A genomic region of Lodderomyces elongisporus chromosome 5, complete sequence contains the following coding sequences:
- the TRP4 gene encoding anthranilate phosphoribosyltransferase (BUSCO:EOG09262N10) yields MMHSNPATDKVLTSYIKSLLPSPPQLSPNDLAQVIRLIFTGAASDIQIASFLCALRMRGLDQESDYIAAAVDTVLDFAETIGDHLIDERGYIDIVGTGGDGQDTFNVSTSSAIVAAGMGLPVCKHGGKASTSKSGSGDLLKSLGVDLSRINVVTLPEIVKKSKFCFLFAPSFHPGMGIVSNVRAQLGVPTIFNILGPLINPIPIQSRILGVYSEKLGENYAKAASILAKKSHIHKRTMVVFGECVLDEIAPKGYTKIWMVEENGEITIDRISPKDFGLPEHDISSVKSGTPDENAQILDHVLKQDNDEFKIVEGRPNHPIVDYILLNSAALAYVSGISHDWKGGVELAKKSIVTGEAFKALQDLKNAIA; encoded by the coding sequence ATGATGCATTCAAATCCTGCGACCGATAAGGTACTCACAAGTTATATCAAGTCACTTTTACCGTCCCCGCCACAGTTACTGCCGAATGACCTTGCACAGGTGATTAGACTAATTTTCACTGGTGCAGCATCCGATATCCAAATAGCATCCTTTTTATGTGCATTGAGAATGCGAGGCTTGGACCAGGAGTCCGACTACATTGCTGCAGCCGTCGACACCGTGTTGGATTTTGCAGAGACCATTGGTGACCACTTGATTGATGAACGTGGATACATTGATATTGTGGGCACTGGAGGTGACGGACAGGACACATTCAATGTGTCGACATCTTCAGCTATTGTTGCAGCCGGAATGGGATTACCGGTGTGCAAACATGGTGGAAAGGCAAGCACCTCAAAGCTGGGGTCAGGAGATTTACTAAAGTCCTTGGGGGTCGACTTATCGAGGATAAATGTTGTCACTTTACCCGAGATTGTGAAAAAATcgaaattttgtttcttattTGCACCATCATTCCACCCAGGTATGGGCATTGTTAGCAATGTGCGAGCGCAATTGGGTGTGCCTACAATCTTTAACATCTTGGGTCCGTTGATCAATCCAATCCCAATACAATCGAGGATACTCGGAGTCTACAGCGAGAAATTGGGAGAAAACTATGCAAAAGCTGCATCGATATTAGCAAAGAAAAGCCACATCCATAAGAGAACAATGGTTGTGTTTGGAGAATGTGTTCTTGATGAAATTGCACCAAAAGGATATACGAAAATCTGGATGGTTGAGGAAAATGGAGAAATAACAATAGACAGGATCTCACCAAAGGATTTCGGCTTACCTGAACATGACATATCATCAGTGAAATCAGGCACACCCGACGAAAACGCGCAGATTTTGGACCATGTTTTGAAACAAGACAATGATGAGTTCAAGATTGTTGAAGGCCGCCCTAATCATCCAATCGTGGATTATATCTTGTTAAATTCTGCAGCACTTGCTTACGTTTCCGGAAT
- the brr2 gene encoding Pre-mRNA-splicing helicase BRR2: MSEVHGESPKGDSLVNTNINTTTAATAATATAASAYKFEEAYDTFLTKIRSYLLDASPEIITSAVEILLEILGSDTINVTTKRKEINALLKIQVKDEELSQLIQLANLHNSFLHKHEIDQAGEKHHHQQQQQQQQQQIVTVDIEMDEEEDGNQLEGGEVYSKEVVELEDEEDEQVNDQKEDYDDSIERGVASQVAFNWQIFKSRMARIGIEIETVSKILSDKTIDASKVLKEKLKHLIEDSALVDKIVEDRWRIVFTKRLEENETTLSLKKIMKEMFSLRLYNLAMELIFTEKDQRHITQELTRRRFYEEKATELKVTLPEGTFQEKLPSYDIITVPPPLAKQKNVEKDELLPTSSLPAWAREVFPTNETTTFNRIQSKIYPKAFGSDENLLICAPTGAGKTNVAMLTMLRAISNHRFNDAINKDQFKIVYIAPLKALVSEQVREFQRRLTPVFGLVVNELTGDASLSQQQIKETNVLITTPEKWDIITRENHEYLSLIKLVIIDEIHLLHDQRGPVLESIIARINRDQENEVRIVGLSATLPNYNDVAKFIGANEEGIFYFDSSYRPCPLEQKFVVIKDQKALKKRLAIDEACYDLVHKTLKQNHQLIVFVHSRNETVSTAEYLINRLSDQESDLNLVAEDSTREILSQESAQVTNAKLQRILGSGIGAHHAGLSKEERTLVEDLFAQGHLKVLVSTATLAWGVNLPAHTVIIKGTEVYSPESGSWMQLSPQDVFQMLGRAGRPRYDKNGEGVIITTQDEIQYYLAILNQQYPIESQMLNKLIDSMNAEVVRGSIKTLESAVDWLGHTYLYVRMLQLPSLYMLGGNGNGIGKGKRDDPSLYVKRAEMAHVALTVLQRCRLIEYDNGLVKATELGKIASYHYISYQTINRYNSLLKPWHKESDIIRVFAQSDEFQLLPVRREERLEISKLMEKCPFPIREPPIEPVAKISILFQTYISRLHLEGYALIADMIYIKQSADRLLHALYELAILKKWSSLAKYTLELAKMAKQRMWLCDSPLRQFGSLVPRDIIRASESSHLPWSQYFNLTTEELAEVLYLKGGNARLAMQYISSFPKIEIVDYAVQPISDEFMRIKVEVRPEWDWIWEVHGRQEVFEVILEDCNGLRLLLHRQVFVRQSQIGENRILEFHVPLSKPLSPNLILSFVSAKWVNCTWKTAIVTDLTIPKDKSYYTARTNQLDDAHVHEFENIPPVFSQEVYDIICDEDQQNCFIGINQGQEKLHVPDLAISRHLQQSNGRAVYITSKQTSIDQYVQRFAKSNEANIFKLTGDLKIDVQGYNKSQIIVGKPEYFYSLVRRWKTLKSVRSIGLLILDDLHLMEANPVYEFLLTRVRLLRSQYSHETSLRLVAISYPLMDVRDVCTWLDIKKANIVNFPASVREHDISQIDLTIDDNSNVNGSDDGEHEYLNDVPSYIEMGKKVLIYANSNEMALKIAKQSAFNFKAGIDAQKFVDKVKSVQLKAFLKDAGVALYLNTFSDLDKKIAKHLFANGTVSVLIATRESEDFSILADVVMIDKTQYSDNYEHREIDYNVTTIFDMIGSCSSLQNDGHIYMQTSSEMVNYYSSFINTGIMVESQLRSHVHEFFIAGIVDKLLRQRAECLDLLTHSFFYRRLLSNPSYYNCKDISSDGLSEYLSMIIESVVDDLVQNGFIEEKGDESSSDDDDDDNEEEEDNLQFATLNKALIASHYGLSYDTLNFFGGLSEASKLKDILLALANAVEFENIPIRNGEDKLLTSLAKKMPIKLNGGTQVNITPFTKVFILIQAFISRVKFPDTLRFDVEKILEVLMSKLLNACIDMLSGEGHLNAMLLMDLSQMITQRTWSFENHLRQIPHFDNEALLKRCKEHNVTSVYDIMSLEDDERDEVLQIPEDDERLNDVAAFVNKYPNVKLTYDLQKTSVEVDESVLLSVSLERDEEMESLEVVSNGLPISKTENWWIVVGVPSSGQSQLYAIKKCQISQLEQTFNIEFNVPTVGEHKLTCWVICDSYLDADKEANFTISIV, from the coding sequence AAGTTTGAAGAAGCATACGACACATTTCTTACAAAGATAAGGTCCTATCTACTTGATGCATCACCCGAGATTATTACATCTGCGGTGGAAATACTCTTGGAAATACTTGGTTCAGACACCATCAATGTTACAACGAAAAGGAAGGAGATTAATGCATTATTGAAGATCCAGGTCAAGGATGAAGAATTGAGTCAGTTGATACAGTTGGCTAATTTGCATAACTCATTCTTGCACAAACATGAGATTGATCAAGCAGGGGAaaagcaccaccaccaacaacaacaacaacaacaacaacaacaaattgtTACAGTGGATATTGAGATggatgaggaagaagacGGAAATCAACTAGAGGGAGGTGAAGTTTATTCAAAGGAAGTTGTCGAAttagaagatgaagaagatgagcAAGTCAATGATCAGAAAGAAGATTATGACGATTCAATAGAAAGAGGAGTAGCATCGCAAGTTGCCTTCAACTGGCAAATTTTTAAGTCGCGAATGGCCCGTATTGGAATTGAGATTGAAACTGTGTCTAAAATTTTGAGTGATAAAACAATAGATGCCTCGAAAgtattaaaagaaaaactcaAGCATCTCATTGAAGATTCGGCATTAGTAGATAAAATCGTTGAAGATCGATGGAGAATAGTCTTTACAAAACGACTAGAAGAGAATGAGACAACattgagtttgaaaaaaatcatGAAAGAGATGTTTCTGCTTCGATTGTACAATCTAGCCATGGAATTGATCTTCACCGAAAAAGATCAACGTCATATTACTCAGGAGTTGACAAGAAGACGTTTTTATGAAGAAAAGGCCACCGAATTAAAAGTTACACTACCCGAGGGTACGTTTCAAGAAAAACTACCAAGCTATGATATCATTACTGTTCCACCCCCTctagcaaaacaaaaaaacgttgaaaaagatgaacTTTTGccaacatcatcattgcCCGCGTGGGCACGCGAAGTTTTTCCCACGAATGAGACCACCACATTTAACCGCATACAATCTAAAATCTACCCCAAGGCATTTGGTAGTGATGAAAACTTGTTGATATGTGCACCAACAGGTGCTGGTAAGACCAATGTTGCTATGCTCACGATGCTTCGAGCTATTTCTAACCATCGCTTTAATGATGCCATAAACAAAGACCAGTTTAAGATTGTATACATTGCCCCATTGAAAGCTTTAGTACTGGAGCAAGTCAGGGAATTTCAAAGGAGACTTACGCCAGTGTTTGGATTGGTGGTTAACGAATTAACAGGTGATGCATCACTTTCACAGcaacaaataaaagagacaaaTGTGCTCATTACTACCCCTGAAAAATGGGATATTATCACTAGAGAGAACCACGAGTATTTGAGTTTGATCAAGTTGGTGATTATCGATGAGATCCACTTGTTGCATGATCAAAGAGGACCAGTGTTGGAGTCTATAATAGCTCGTATCAATAGAGACCAGGAGAATGAGGTAAGAATTGTTGGTCTTTCAGCAACTTTGCCAAACTATAATGATGTGGCAAAATTCATTGGGGCTAACGAAGAAGGCATCTTCTATTTTGATCTGTCGTATAGACCATGCCCATTGGAACAAAAATTCGTAGTCATCAAGGACCAAAAGGCATTAAAGAAACGGCTTGCGATTGACGAAGCTTGCTATGACCTAGTACACAAGACTTTAAAGCAAAATCACCAATTAATTGTATTTGTCCACCTGCGAAATGAAACAGTTAGTACTGCCGAGTATCTTATAAATCGTTTACTGGATCAAGAACTGGATTTGAATCTAGTTGCCGAAGATAGTACTCGAGAAATTTTGTCACAAGAAAGTGCACAAGTCACTAACGCCAAGTTGCAGAGGATTCTTGGCAGTGGTATTGGAGCTCATCATGCTGGCTtaagcaaagaagaaaggacATTGGTTGAAGACTTGTTTGCCCAAGGTCACCTCAAAGTCCTTGTGTCAACTGCAACATTGGCATGGGGTGTCAATTTGCCAGCACATACGGTCATTATCAAGGGTACAGAAGTATACTCGCCTGAATCCGGTTCATGGATGCAACTTTCTCCTCAGGATGTTTTCCAAATGTTGGGAAGAGCAGGTCGTCCGAGATACGACAAAAACGGTGAAGGTGTTATCATTACTACACAGGATGAAATTCAGTATTATCTTGCCATTTTGAATCAGCAATATCCTATTGAATCCCAAATGTTGAACAAACTTATTGACAGTATGAACGCTGAAGTAGTGAGAGGGTCCATAAAGACTTTGGAATCAGCAGTAGACTGGCTTGGCCATACTTATTTATATGTGCGAATGCTTCAACTACCATCGCTTTATATGTTGggtggaaatggaaatggaattggaaaagggaaaagagaTGATCCATCACTTTATGTAAAACGAGCAGAAATGGCACACGTTGCACTCACTGTATTACAAAGGTGCAGATTAATAGAATATGATAATGGCCTTGTAAAAGCCACGGAGCTCGGAAAAATTGCATCTTACCACTACATAAGCTATCAAACAATCAATAGGTACAATTCCTTACTCAAACCATGGCACAAAGAAAGCGATATTATTAGAGTCTTTGCACAATCGGACGAATTCCAGCTTCTTCCGGTGcgaagagaagagagatTGGAAATCAGTAAGTTGATGGAGAAATGTCCATTCCCCATTCGAGAACCTCCAATTGAGCCTGTGGCCAAGATAAgcattctttttcaaacgTATATTTCCCGTTTACATTTAGAAGGCTACGCATTAATTGCAGATATGATATACATTAAGCAGTCTGCAGATCGTTTACTCCATGCTTTATATGAGCTTGCgattttgaagaaatggTCCTCATTGGCAAAGTATACACTCGAATTGGCGAAAATGGCTAAACAGAGGATGTGGCTATGCGATTCGCCATTGCGTCAATTTGGTTCTCTTGTGCCACGTGATATCATTAGAGCATCAGAGTCCTCGCATTTGCCATGGCTGCAGTATTTCAATTTGACGACAGAAGAGTTGGCAGAAGTTCTTTACTTGAAAGGTGGAAATGCTAGATTAGCAATGCAGTATATCTCGTCGTTCcccaaaattgaaattgtagATTATGCCGTGCAGCCCATATCAGACGAGTTTATGCGAATCAAAGTTGAAGTTAGACCAGAATGGGATTGGATCTGGGAAGTACATGGCAGACAAGAGGTATTTGAAGTTATTTTGGAGGATTGCAATGGGCTCAGGTTGTTATTGCACCGGCAAGTGTTTGTGCGCCAGCTGCAAATCGGAGAAAATCGCATTTTGGAGTTTCATGTTCCTCTTAGCAAGCCATTATCACCGAATTTGATATTATCGTTTGTTAGTGCCAAGTGGGTGAATTGTACATGGAAGACGGCTATTGTTACTGATTTGACGATTCCAAAAGATAAGTCGTATTATACTGCGAGAACCAACCAACTTGACGATGCCCATGTTcatgaatttgaaaatatacCGCCAGTTTTCAGCCAGGAAGTGTACGATATCATCTGTGACGAAGACCAGCAGAATTGTTTTATTGGAATTAACCAGGGACAAGAAAAGTTGCATGTACCAGACTTGGCTATCTCGCGTCATTTACAACAATCGAATGGAAGAGCGGTTTACATCACTTCAAAACAAACATCTATTGATCAATATGTGCAAAGGTTTGCAAAATCGAACGAGGCtaatattttcaaattaacAGGAGATTTAAAAATTGATGTTCAAGGTTACAACAAATCTCAGATTATAGTTGGTAAGCCAGAGtacttttattctttagtCAGAAGATGGAAAACATTAAAGTCTGTTAGATCAATAGGATTGCTTATCCTCGATGACTTGCACTTGATGGAAGCTAACCCAGTTTACGAGTTTTTGTTGACAAGGGTGAGACTATTGCGATCCCAGTATAGCCACGAGACAAGTCTCAGATTAGTTGCGATATCATATCCACTTATGGACGTGCGTGATGTTTGTACGTGGCTCGATATCAAAAAGGCAAATATTGTTAATTTTCCCGCATCTGTTAGAGAACACGATATTCTGCAAATTGATTTGACTATCGATGATAATAGTAATGTTAATGGCagtgatgatggtgaacATGAATACCTCAATGATGTTCCATCATATATTGAAATGGGAAAGAAAGTGTTGATTTATGCTAATTCGAATGAAATGGCTTTAAAAATTGCCAAACAGAGCGctttcaacttcaaagCTGGAATTGATGCTCAAAAGTTTGTGGACAAAGTCAAGAGTGTGCAATTGAAGGCATTTTTGAAAGACGCCGGCGTGGCACTATACCTCAATACTTTTAGTGACTTGGATAagaaaattgcaaaacacTTGTTTGCAAATGGAACAGTATCAGTTTTGATTGCCACAAGGGAATCTGAAGACTTTTCGATATTGGCGGATGTTGTTATGATTGACAAGACGCAGTATCTGGATAACTACGAACATCGTGAGATTGATTATAATGTCACCACTATCTTTGATATGATTGGAAGTTGTCTGAGTTTGCAGAATGATGGACACATATACATGCAAACTTCATCTGAAATGGTCAACTATTACCTGTCGTTTATCAACACAGGAATAATGGTGGAGAGTCAATTGCGTTCACATGTGCACGAATTTTTCATAGCTGGTATTGTTGATAAATTGTTGAGACAAAGAGCTGAGTGTCTCGACTTGTTGAcgcattcttttttctacCGTAGACTTTTGAGCAACCCTAGCTATTACAATTGCAAGGATATTTCATCAGATGGCCTTAGTGAGTATTTGTCAATGATTATTGAatctgttgttgatgactTGGTCCAGAACGGCTTTATTGAAGAGAAAGGCGACGAGAGTAgtagtgatgatgatgatgatgataacgaagaagaagaagataatTTACAATTTGCTACATTGAACAAAGCATTAATTGCATCGCACTATGGATTAAGTTACGATACATTGAATTTCTTTGGTGGGCTAAGCGAAGCAAGCAAGTTGAAAGATATTCTTCTTGCATTGGCAAATGCtgttgagtttgaaaacattCCCATCAGGAATGGCGAGGACAAGTTATTGACGAGTTTGGCGAAGAAGATGCCTATTAAATTGAATGGTGGTACTCAAGTTAATATTACTCCATTCACGAAAGTGTTTATTCTCATTCAAGCATTTATTTCGCGGGTGAAGTTTCCCGATACATTGAGGTTCGATGTCGAAAAAATTCTTGAGGTATTGATGTCGAAATTGCTTAATGCATGTATTGATATGTTATCAGGGGAGGGACATCTCAATGCGATGTTACTCATGGATTTGTCTCAAATGATTACTCAACGCACATGGTCATTTGAAAACCACCTTCGGCAAATTCCGCATTTTGACAATGAAGCGCTATTGAAGCGTTGTAAAGAGCATAACGTGACTAGTGTCTACGACATAATGAGtcttgaagatgatgagCGTGATGAGGTGTTGCAGATCCCAGAGGATGACGAGAGATTAAACGATGTGGCAGCATTTGTGAATAAATATCCAAATGTTAAGCTCACTTATGATTTGCAGAAAACTAgtgttgaagttgatgagTCGGTTTTGTTGTCGGTGAGTTTGGAGCGAGATGAAGAGATGGAATCGCTTGAAGTGGTTAGTAATGGATTACCAATTCTGAAAACGGAAAACTGGTGGATTGTTGTTGGAGTGCCATCTTCAGGTCAAAGTCAATTATATGCTATCAAGAAATGCCAAATCAGTCAGTTGGAGCAGACTTTTAACATTGAGTTCAATGTTCCGACTGTTGGCGAACACAAGTTGACGTGTTGGGTCATTTGTGACTCTTACCTTGATGCCGATAAGGAGGCCAATTTCACAATCTCAATAGtctga